From one Hirundo rustica isolate bHirRus1 chromosome 8, bHirRus1.pri.v3, whole genome shotgun sequence genomic stretch:
- the HHEX gene encoding hematopoietically-expressed homeobox protein HHEX, whose product MQYQPPGAAPAALGVGVPLYAPTPLLQPAHPTPFYIEDILGRGPAAAPAPHSLPAPPPPTLPSPNSSFTSLVSPYRTPIYEPTPVHPAFSHHLAATYGTGAYAGPLYSFPRAVGDYAHALIRQDPLGKPLLWSPFIQRPLHKRKGGQVRFSNDQTIELEKKFETQKYLSPPERKRLAKMLQLSERQVKTWFQNRRAKWRRLKQENPQATKKEEVEGADSHSDQRPESCQSPEQKGKEVSLDGSQYTPSPASQEDLESDVSDDSDQEVDIEGDKGYYTAAH is encoded by the exons ATGCAGTACCAGCCGCCGGGCGCGGCGCCGGCGGCCCTGGGCGTCGGCGTCCCGCTGTACGCGCCCACGCCGCTGCTCCAGCCCGCGCACCCCACGCCCTTCTACATCGAGGACATCCtgggccgcggccccgccgccgccccggccccccactccctgcccgccccgccgccgccgacGCTGCCGTCGCCCAACTCCTCCTTCACCAGCCTGGTGTCCCCGTACCGGACCCCCATCTACGAGCCGACCCCCGTCCACCCGGCCTTCTCCCACCACCTCGCCGCTACCTACGGCACCGGCGCCTACGCCGGGCCCCTCTACTCCTTCCCCCGCGCCGTCGGCGACTACGCGCACGCCCTGATCCGGCAGGACCCCCTGG GGAAGCCGCTGCTGTGGAGCCCCTTCATCCAGCGGCCGCTGCACAAGAGAAAGGGGGGCCAGGTCCGCTTCTCCAACGACCAGACCATCGAGTTGGAGAAGAAGTTCGAGACGCAGAAGTACCTCTCCCCACCGGAGAGGAAGCGCCTGGCCAAGATGCTGCAGCTCAGCGAGAGGCAG GTCAAAACCTGGTTTCAGAATCGCAGAGCCAAATGGCGGCGTCTAAAGCAG GAGAACCCCCAGGCCACCAAAAAAGAAGAAGTAGAAGGTGCTGACAGTCACAGTGACCAAAGGCCGGAGAGCTGCCAGAGCCCCGAGCAGAAGGGTAAGGAGGTCTCTCTGGACGGCTCACAGTACACCCCCTCGCCAGCCTCACAGGAGGACCTGGAGTCAGATGTCTCTGATGACTCTGATCAAGAAGTGGACATTGAAGGCGATAAAGGCTATTACACTGCTGCCCACTAA